From Cyclopterus lumpus isolate fCycLum1 chromosome 2, fCycLum1.pri, whole genome shotgun sequence, a single genomic window includes:
- the LOC117742018 gene encoding ras-related protein ralB-B-like, translating into MASGKNKNQTSLALHKVIMVGSGGVGKSALTLQFMYDEFVEDYEPTKADSYRKKVVLDGEDVQIDILDTAGQEDYAAIRDNYFRSGEGFLLLFSITEHESFTATSEFREQILRVKEEEAIPLLLVGNKSDLEERRQVSADEGAAKASEWGGVQYVETSAKTRANVDKVFFDLMREVRKKKMAESKDKNGPSGKKKKKRCSIL; encoded by the exons ATGGCCTCCGGTAAGAACAAGAACCAGACTTCTCTGGCCCTCCACAAGGTGATCATGGTGGGcagtgggggggtggggaagTCCGCCCTCACCCTGCAGTTCATGTACGACGAG TTCGTGGAGGACTACGAGCCCACCAAGGCCGACAGCTACAGGAAGAAGGTGGTCCTGGACGGAGAGGACGTCCAGATCGACATCCTGGACACGGCGGGTCAGGAGGACTACGCCGCCATCAGGGACAACTACTTCCGGAGCGGCGAGGGCTTCCTGCTGCTGTTCTCCATCACGGAGCACGAGTCCTTCACGGCCACGTCGGAGTTCAG GGAGCAGATCCTGcgggtgaaggaggaggaggccatcCCGCTGCTGCTGGTGGGGAACAAGTCGGACCTGGAGGAGCGGCGCCAGGTCTCCGCCGACGAGGGCGCCGCCAAGGCCAGCGAGTGGGGGGGGGTCCAGTACGTGGAGACCTCGGCCAAGACCAGAGCCAACGTGGACAAG gtgttCTTCGACCTCATGCGGGAGGTCCGCAAGAAGAAAATGGCGGAGAGCAAAGACAAGAACGGGCCGAgcggcaagaagaagaagaagcgctGCTCTATACTTTAA